A part of Larkinella insperata genomic DNA contains:
- a CDS encoding 50S ribosomal protein L25/general stress protein Ctc, with amino-acid sequence MKKHEIVGYNRANLGKTESKALRAEGYVPGVIYGGKSQVHFYAPAILFRQLLTSPEAYEVTLNIEGDEYVGILQDTQFHPVNDQLIHADFLEIVEGKDIKVEVPIRFVGTAPGVQKGGKLIQKMRKLKLRGAVDRIPDFVDVDVAELDLGKTIKVGAVTLDGVEILDGPLLPIASIEIPRSMRGKTAA; translated from the coding sequence ATGAAAAAACACGAGATTGTAGGGTATAACAGAGCGAATCTCGGTAAGACGGAGTCGAAGGCTCTTCGTGCCGAAGGCTACGTACCCGGTGTGATATACGGTGGTAAGTCACAAGTTCACTTTTATGCACCGGCCATTCTGTTCCGGCAGTTGCTGACTTCGCCCGAAGCGTACGAAGTAACGCTGAACATTGAAGGAGACGAATACGTCGGCATTTTGCAGGACACGCAGTTTCACCCGGTCAACGACCAGTTGATTCACGCGGATTTCCTGGAAATCGTTGAAGGTAAAGACATTAAAGTTGAAGTACCCATCCGTTTCGTCGGAACGGCTCCCGGTGTGCAAAAAGGGGGCAAGCTGATTCAGAAAATGCGCAAATTGAAACTGCGCGGAGCGGTTGATCGCATCCCGGATTTTGTGGATGTGGACGTTGCTGAACTGGATCTGGGCAAAACAATCAAAGTAGGTGCGGTAACGCTGGACGGTGTTGAAATCCTCGACGGTCCGCTGCTGCCCATTGCCAGCATCGAAATTCCGCGCTCTATGCGGGGTAAAACCGCAGCCTAA
- a CDS encoding ribose-phosphate pyrophosphokinase, with product MASLNTVKIFSGSQSNYLAEKIARQYGKDLGGYTLRKFSDGELSPSYEESVRGCDVFLIHSTNPPADNLMELLLMVDAARRASAHYVTVVIPYFGYARQDRKDKPRVAIAAKLVANMLAAAGADRLMTIDLHAGQIQGFFDFPVDHLEGASVFVPYIQSLNLDNLLIASPDVGGAARARAFAKHFNADIVLCDKHRKRANEIASMQVIGDVEGANVVLVDDLIDTGGTLCKAAEIILEKGAKSVRAICTHPVMSGKAHENIANSVLEELVVSDTLPLRQPNPKVRVLTVADLFAKAIGRIRDHESISSLFIKY from the coding sequence ATGGCATCCCTCAACACGGTTAAGATTTTTTCAGGTAGTCAATCCAATTATCTGGCAGAGAAGATTGCTCGTCAGTACGGCAAGGACCTGGGTGGTTACACCCTGCGTAAATTCAGCGACGGCGAACTATCGCCCAGCTACGAAGAGTCGGTTCGGGGGTGTGATGTTTTTCTGATTCACTCCACCAACCCGCCCGCCGACAATCTGATGGAGTTGCTGCTGATGGTCGATGCCGCCCGTCGGGCGTCGGCTCACTACGTCACGGTCGTGATTCCGTACTTCGGGTACGCCCGTCAGGATCGGAAAGACAAACCGCGCGTGGCCATTGCCGCCAAGTTGGTTGCCAACATGCTGGCAGCCGCCGGGGCAGACCGGCTGATGACGATTGATCTACACGCGGGCCAGATTCAGGGATTTTTTGATTTCCCGGTGGACCATCTGGAGGGCGCATCCGTATTTGTGCCCTACATCCAGAGTCTAAACCTGGACAACCTGCTGATCGCGTCGCCGGACGTGGGCGGAGCAGCCCGGGCGCGGGCGTTTGCCAAGCATTTCAACGCCGACATTGTGCTTTGCGATAAACACCGCAAACGCGCCAACGAAATTGCCTCGATGCAGGTCATTGGGGACGTGGAAGGCGCCAACGTCGTGCTGGTCGATGACCTGATCGATACCGGGGGCACCCTGTGCAAAGCCGCCGAAATTATTCTGGAAAAAGGCGCAAAATCGGTGCGGGCCATTTGTACGCACCCGGTGATGTCGGGAAAAGCGCACGAAAACATTGCCAATTCGGTTCTGGAAGAACTGGTGGTGTCGGATACGTTGCCGCTGCGCCAGCCGAACCCCAAAGTACGCGTGCTGACGGTAGCGGACTTGTTCGCCAAAGCCATCGGCCGCATTCGTGACCACGAATCTATTAGTTCACTTTTTATAAAATACTAG
- a CDS encoding phosphatase PAP2 family protein has translation MNSSVNYPFQRSYSLIHSFNLETLNQLDTDLFLWLNGLYAPWLDAVMIWATKRNTWIPFYVLLIGWLSFQYRKQAIGLVLTLVAAVALSDQTASALLKPLTLRLRPCHEPALQKLIHPVLECGGTYGFASSHAANTFALSMALWLLVGRRFPGVKWLFGWALLVSYSRIYVGAHYPLDVLAGAGVGILMAVGCVVLYRRLSKRFALAEK, from the coding sequence GTGAATAGCTCTGTAAATTACCCCTTTCAGCGGAGCTATTCGCTCATTCACTCATTCAATTTGGAAACCCTCAACCAACTCGATACTGATCTTTTTCTCTGGCTAAACGGCCTGTATGCGCCCTGGCTGGATGCAGTGATGATTTGGGCGACGAAGCGAAATACCTGGATACCATTTTATGTGCTGCTGATTGGCTGGCTGAGTTTTCAATACCGTAAACAGGCCATTGGGCTGGTGCTGACACTGGTAGCAGCCGTGGCCCTGAGTGATCAGACGGCTTCGGCGCTGCTGAAACCGTTGACGCTGCGGCTGCGGCCCTGCCACGAACCAGCGCTGCAAAAGCTGATTCACCCCGTGCTCGAATGCGGAGGGACCTACGGATTCGCGTCCTCCCATGCCGCCAACACGTTTGCTCTGTCGATGGCGTTGTGGCTGCTGGTGGGTCGGCGGTTTCCGGGGGTCAAGTGGCTTTTTGGGTGGGCGCTACTGGTTTCCTACAGCCGGATTTACGTGGGCGCGCATTATCCGCTGGACGTGCTAGCGGGGGCCGGAGTTGGGATTTTGATGGCCGTTGGGTGCGTTGTTTTATACCGCAGGCTTTCAAAACGATTCGCGCTGGCAGAAAAGTAG
- the trpS gene encoding tryptophan--tRNA ligase, with amino-acid sequence MSRILTGIQSSGRPHLGNILGAIKPAIKLSEQPDNDSFFFIADLHSLTTIKDGALRREYIRAVASAWLAFGLDTTKNTFWRQSHVPEHTELAWYLNCFTPFPMLANAHSFKDKAERLSDVNAGLFTYPCLMAADILLYDADIVPVGKDQRQHVEMTRDMASAVNNQVGEDVFVLPESKIDERIMTIPGIDGQKMSKSYNNYIDIFQPANELYKVIKKIVSDSTPLEEPKNPETDITFKLYALLASDEQVGTMRQNYLAGGYGYGHAKKELYELIIDQFAEPRERFTYYMENNDELEKELRVGEEKARAVAAKTLERVRTKLGYN; translated from the coding sequence ATGTCTCGCATTCTTACCGGTATTCAAAGCAGCGGGCGACCGCATTTGGGGAATATTCTGGGGGCCATCAAACCCGCCATCAAACTTTCGGAGCAGCCCGATAATGATTCGTTTTTCTTTATTGCCGACCTGCATTCGCTGACCACCATCAAGGACGGGGCGTTGCGTCGGGAGTACATCCGGGCGGTGGCGTCGGCCTGGCTGGCGTTTGGGCTCGATACGACCAAAAATACGTTCTGGCGGCAGTCGCACGTACCGGAGCACACCGAGCTGGCCTGGTATCTCAACTGCTTCACGCCGTTTCCGATGCTGGCCAACGCGCATTCGTTCAAGGACAAAGCCGAGCGGCTGTCGGACGTCAACGCGGGTTTGTTTACCTACCCGTGTCTGATGGCGGCTGATATTCTGCTGTACGACGCCGACATTGTGCCGGTGGGCAAAGATCAGCGGCAGCACGTCGAAATGACCCGGGATATGGCCAGCGCGGTCAACAATCAGGTGGGTGAAGACGTGTTTGTGCTGCCGGAGTCGAAGATCGACGAGCGCATCATGACCATTCCGGGCATCGACGGCCAGAAGATGAGCAAGTCGTATAACAACTACATCGATATTTTCCAGCCCGCCAACGAGTTATATAAGGTGATCAAGAAAATCGTGTCGGATTCAACGCCCCTTGAGGAACCCAAAAATCCGGAAACCGACATCACCTTCAAGCTCTACGCCCTGCTGGCCAGTGACGAGCAGGTTGGAACGATGCGCCAGAACTACCTGGCCGGCGGGTACGGGTACGGTCACGCCAAAAAAGAACTGTACGAACTGATCATCGACCAGTTTGCCGAACCCCGCGAACGGTTTACGTACTACATGGAAAACAACGACGAGCTGGAAAAGGAACTGCGGGTGGGCGAAGAAAAAGCCCGGGCCGTGGCGGCCAAAACCCTCGAACGCGTCCGGACAAAACTAGGCTACAATTAA
- a CDS encoding DUF2461 domain-containing protein, with protein MKTKNTPNSQLTVQTFDFLRDLAQNNNREWFQANRARYDAAKTEFEGFVGRLLQGIDSFESLPNTTVKDCIFRINRDIRFSKDKTPYKKHFAAAVGPGGRHSGRIDYYLHLQPNGETFLGAGMWQPTPAHLAKFRQEVDYNVDELKDIIEAPEFRTYYPEVSGESTKTAPKGYSADHPEIDLLRRKELFFIHRYSDKDVLKPGFADEVVKGCRLIKPYCDYLNYLFYDEKDETVSL; from the coding sequence ATGAAGACGAAAAACACTCCTAATTCGCAGCTTACCGTTCAAACATTTGACTTTCTGCGCGATCTGGCCCAGAACAACAACCGTGAATGGTTTCAGGCCAACCGCGCCCGTTACGATGCCGCCAAAACCGAATTTGAAGGATTCGTGGGCCGATTGTTGCAGGGCATCGACTCCTTTGAGAGCCTGCCCAATACCACCGTGAAAGACTGCATTTTCCGGATTAACCGCGACATCCGGTTTTCGAAGGATAAAACCCCGTACAAAAAACATTTTGCCGCGGCCGTCGGACCGGGCGGACGGCATTCGGGCCGGATTGACTATTACCTGCACCTGCAACCCAACGGCGAAACGTTTCTGGGTGCGGGCATGTGGCAACCCACGCCCGCGCATCTGGCCAAATTCCGGCAAGAGGTGGATTACAACGTCGATGAACTGAAGGACATCATCGAAGCGCCGGAATTCCGCACCTACTATCCGGAGGTTTCCGGCGAAAGCACGAAAACCGCCCCGAAAGGCTACTCGGCCGACCACCCGGAAATTGACCTGCTGCGCCGGAAAGAACTGTTTTTCATTCACCGGTATTCGGATAAGGACGTGCTCAAACCGGGCTTTGCCGACGAGGTGGTGAAGGGCTGCCGACTGATCAAACCGTACTGCGATTACCTGAATTACCTGTTTTACGACGAAAAGGACGAAACCGTGAGCCTCTGA
- a CDS encoding type I glyceraldehyde-3-phosphate dehydrogenase: MATIALHGFGRIGRQFLRVALSKNLFVPVSISDIRDEDTLAALYAVDTNYGRWPEPVSGTEGKLTIGDRDILYINSSKEIPDWAALGVDLVVDCTGRATVRAGAQAHIDRGAKYVLVSAPSKSLADCDAVLLKGINLDTFDPANHHIVSMGSCTTNALAAPIKVILENFGIQYGLFSTVHSYTNTQSLTDQPMKDRRDSWAAAENIIPSSSGAARALQFIWKDLKITGKAYRVPTRTGSIAELNLITEKDCTVEEVNDAFRKAAAEGPLKGVMDVLEGEWASSRIVADPHTSLMDLPLTAKQGNLLSIASWYDNEWGFSNRLAEVAAYLAGRI, translated from the coding sequence ATGGCGACTATTGCTCTGCATGGTTTCGGGCGCATCGGACGACAATTCCTGCGCGTTGCGTTAAGCAAAAATCTCTTTGTACCGGTTTCAATTTCCGACATTCGCGATGAAGACACCCTGGCGGCTCTGTACGCGGTCGACACCAACTACGGGCGCTGGCCCGAGCCGGTGTCGGGCACCGAGGGCAAACTGACCATCGGCGACCGGGACATTCTCTACATCAATTCGTCCAAAGAGATTCCGGACTGGGCCGCGCTGGGCGTCGATCTGGTGGTCGACTGTACGGGCCGGGCAACGGTTCGGGCGGGGGCGCAGGCTCACATCGACCGGGGTGCCAAATACGTGCTGGTCAGTGCGCCCAGCAAGTCACTGGCCGACTGCGACGCCGTGCTGTTGAAAGGAATCAACCTGGATACGTTCGATCCGGCCAATCACCACATTGTGAGCATGGGGAGCTGTACGACCAACGCCCTGGCCGCCCCCATCAAGGTTATTCTCGAAAACTTCGGCATCCAGTACGGTTTGTTCTCGACGGTTCACTCCTACACAAACACCCAGTCGCTGACCGACCAGCCCATGAAAGACCGTCGCGATTCCTGGGCCGCGGCCGAAAACATCATCCCCTCGTCGTCGGGAGCCGCCCGGGCTTTGCAGTTTATCTGGAAAGACCTCAAAATCACCGGAAAAGCCTACCGCGTTCCGACCCGTACGGGCAGCATCGCCGAATTGAACCTGATTACGGAAAAAGACTGCACGGTCGAAGAAGTCAACGATGCGTTCCGCAAAGCCGCGGCTGAAGGACCGCTGAAAGGCGTGATGGACGTGCTGGAAGGCGAATGGGCCTCGTCGCGCATTGTGGCCGACCCGCACACCTCGCTGATGGATTTGCCGCTCACCGCCAAACAGGGCAACCTTTTGTCGATTGCTTCCTGGTACGACAACGAGTGGGGCTTTTCGAACCGGCTGGCGGAAGTAGCCGCTTACCTGGCCGGACGGATTTAA